One stretch of Arachis duranensis cultivar V14167 chromosome 1, aradu.V14167.gnm2.J7QH, whole genome shotgun sequence DNA includes these proteins:
- the LOC107481205 gene encoding protein SHORT-ROOT-like has protein sequence MDTLFRLDPPSLNSTTTSSANSHQNYYYYYDQHQLEEEAEEECFNFFMDEEDLSSSSSKQQEQYYPYYNQLQPHYHLLSSTTTTHHDLSSTSFLPPTPPPSDFNFEFSSGSWAPNILLDTARAIADNNTTRLHQLLWMLNELSSPYGDTNQKLAAYFLQALFSRITTVGERTYRTLTLASDKTCCFESTRKTVLKFQEVSPWTTFGHVASNGAILEALDGELNLHIVDFSNTYCTQWPTLLEALATRSDDTPNLRLTTVVTTRPGDSGDAVQRVMKEIGTRMEKFARLMGVPFKFNVVCHVGDLSNLNFGDLDIKNEEALAINCVNTLHAITPVGNHRDTLISSLARLNPRIVTVVEEEADLDVGVEGQEFLKGFEECVKWFRVYMEALDESFTRTSGERLMLERAAGRAIVDLVACTAAESVERRETAVKWSQKMREGGRLNRMPFSEEVCDDVRALLRRYREGWSMAQCSDNGVFLCWKDQPVVWASAWKP, from the exons ATGGATACGCTGTTTAGGCTAGATCCACCGTCCCTAAACTCCACAACAACATCATCAGCCAACTCtcatcaaaattattattattattatgaccaACACCAACTAGAGGAAGAAGCTGAAGAAGAATGCTTCAACTTTTTCATGGATGAAGAAGACctatcctcttcttcttcaaagcaACAAGAACAATATTACCCTTATTATAACCAATTACAACCCCACTACCATTTATTATCATCCACTACCACTACTCATCATGATTTATCGTCAACATCATTCTTACCACCCACTCCACCACCATCAGATTTCAACTTTGAATTCTCATCAGGCTCGTGGGCACCCAACATCCTCCTCGACACCGCACGTGCCATCGCTGACAACAACACCACGCGACTGCATCAACTCCTATGGATGCTCAACGAGCTAAGCTCTCCATACGGCGACACAAACCAAAAACTCGCCGCGTATTTTCTTCAAGCCTTGTTCAGCCGCATAACCACCGTCGGCGAACGAACCTACCGAACCTTAACGTTAGCTTCGGACAAGACTTGCTGTTTCGAGTCCACCAGAAAGACGGTTCTCAAGTTCCAGGAGGTTAGTCCCTGGACCACGTTTGGACACGTGGCGTCCAATGGCGCCATCTTAGAGGCTCTCGATGGGGAGCTCAACTTGCACATTGTGGATTTCAGCAACACGTACTGCACACAGTGGCCAACGCTTCTTGAAGCCTTGGCCACTCGTAGCGACGACACCCCGAACCTCCGCTTAACCACCGTCGTCACCACCAGACCTGGTGACTCTGGCGACGCTGTTCAGAGGGTCATGAAGGAAATAG GTACAAGGATGGAGAAATTTGCGAGGCTAATGGGAGTTCCGTTCAAATTCAACGTCGTTTGCCACGTCGGCGATCTCTCCAATCTCAACTTCGGCGATTTGGACATCAAGAACGAGGAGGCCTTAGCCATCAACTGCGTGAACACGCTCCACGCGATCACACCCGTCGGGAACCACCGTGACACGTTGATATCATCGCTGGCGAGGCTAAACCCTCGGATCGTGACGGTGGTGGAAGAAGAAGCGGATCTGGACGTTGGCGTCGAAGGCCAGGAGTTCCTTAAAGGGTTCGAGGAATGCGTGaagtggtttagggtttacatgGAGGCGCTGGATGAGAGCTTTACAAGGACGAGTGGGGAGAGGCTGATGCTGGAAAGGGCGGCGGGGAGGGCGATTGTGGACCTGGTGGCGTGTACGGCGGCGGAATCGGTGGAGCGGAGGGAGACGGCCGTGAAATGGTCGCAGAAAATGAGGGAAGGTGGAAGGTTGAATAGGATGCCGTTTAGCGAGGAGGTGTGTGATGACGTCAGAGCATTGTTGAGAAGGTATAGGGAAGGGTGGTCGATGGCACAGTGTTCCGATAACGGAGTATTTCTTTGTTGGAAGGACCAGCCGGTGGTGTGGGCCAGTGCATGGAAGCCGTAG